The segment ATAcaacaagaaatttgacatattgtgatttCCCTACGAAATGGGTTTGgcatagaaaacaaaaagaatggcGCCCAAGGAAACCTGGCCAATATATAGGGAGGATATTTCATGCTCATCCTGCAAGTGGTGACTGCTTCTATCTTCGAATTCTCCTTAATGTGGTCAAAGGTGCAAGGTCTTTTGAGGAAATTAGGACTATTGATCATGTTGTGTATCCAACATATAAAGCAGCATGCTATGCTCATGGCCTTTTAGATGATGACAAGGAATGGGATGATGCTATCAAAGAAGCCTCTAATTGGGCTTCAAGAAGGCAGCTACGAGAATTGTTCGCAACGTTATTGTTATTTTGTGAAGTGATAGACCCACATGCATTATGGATGGCTAATTGGGAGTTGTTTTCTGATGATATACTGTATAGGCAAAAGCATCTCCTAATGTATGACAACTTACATTTGATAGAAGAACAAATACAGAACTATGCTCTTTTTGAAATTGAACAAATATTAGTAAAAAATGGAAGATCTCTAAAAGAATTTGATGGCATCAAATATCCAAATGTGTTGACAATTAGAGAAAACAACAACCGATTGTTACTAGAAGAGTTGGATTTTGATAGGCTTGAATTGGCTGCAGAAcataaaaaacttttaaatgagttaaatgttgagcaaagaaaaatatatgatgcTGTAATTTAAGATGTGGCATGCAATAGCGGTGGTTTATACTTTGTCTATGGTCATGGAGGAACTGGTAAAACATATCTTTGGAAAACATTAATTGCTTGCCTCCATTCACAAGGGAAAATTGTGCTTGCTATAGCTTCTTCTGGCATAGCAGCTTTGCTACTCCCTGGTGGTAGGACTGCTCactccaaatttcaaatcccTATCATTGTGACAGAGGAATCAACTTGTGGTATAAAGCAAGGAACACATGCTGCTGAGTTAATGACAAAGGTGAGTCTTATTATATGGGATGAAGCACCTATGGCacattgtaattgatttgagaCTGTAGACCGTTCATTGAGAGATCTACTTCGATTTACCGACATAAATAGTGTCGATAAAACTTCTGTATTAGGTGGTGATTTTCGACAAATACTGCCAGTTATTGCTAAATGCCATAGAGAAGATATTGTTGATGCATCAGTGAATAGATCTTATTTATGGAGCTTTTGCAAGGTATTTGTACTAACACAGAATATGCGTCTCCAACATCCTAATGCTGATTCCAACAACTTTGCAGAATGGATACTCAAATTAGGTAACGGAGAGCTTGGTGAAGTTGACAGCCAATCAAATATAGTCATACCCTCTGGCCTATTAATTGATGTTGGAGATGATCCAATACAAAGCATTGTGACTGCAACATATCCAAATCTTCACAGCAACTATGCAGATGGAAAATACTTGGAAGAGCGATCTATTCTAGCTCCAACAAATGATGTAGTCAATGAAATAAATGACAATATCATAGACTTGCTGCTTCAAATGAGGAGACATATCTCAGTGCAGATTCAATTTGCAAGGCTTTGAGACACATTCAGAATGAAGATGTACTTTACCCAGTTGAATTCTTAAACTCCTTGAAATTTCCTGGCATACCAAATCACAGACTGTCTTAAAGTTGGTCTTCCAGTAATGTTGCTCCAAAATATTAATCAATCAGCTGGCCTATGCAATGGGACTTGATTAGTAGTTACTCAATTATCCAAATGGGTGATCGAAGCTAAAATTATAACCGGATCACATGTGGGAAACAAAGTCTTCATCCCAAGAATAGTACTTTCTCCATCAGACACAAAATGGCCGTTTGTTTTAAAGAGAAGACAATTCCTAATTTCTGTTTGCTTTGCCATGACTATAAACAAGAGCCAAGGGCAATCACTAAAACATGTTGGACTTTTCCTGCCTAAACCAGTTTTC is part of the Quercus robur chromosome 9, dhQueRobu3.1, whole genome shotgun sequence genome and harbors:
- the LOC126701205 gene encoding uncharacterized protein LOC126701205, with translation MDNEILKKGLGGAVPLIEEYVTMQEYYAYQLQQRENEGETLILGRRLRQQFLVDAYTCVEEYRLIWVRNHQLQLRSEVYFGIKDAVFRGDTTPSSIGKRVVLPSSFTRSPRYMIQNYQDAMSICRWARYPNLFITFTCNPKWPEIESFLSLIPAQRPEDRRDIIARVFKIKLDQLLRDLKHGKHFGKVIAVNYTVEWQKRGLPHAHILLYLYLDDKHPTPVDIDKIIYAKIPDKITNPGDYEVISQFMIHGPCDEDGYAIYRRRDDGKTVEKNGVMLDNRFVVPYNIDVYISASEACWRLFEFDNQYREPDVQRLSFHIENEQNVTFKDSDYLDNVLERPDITKTMFTEWMKANEMYDTTRNLTYCDFPTKWVWHRKQKEWRPRKPGQYIGRIFHAHPASGDCFYLRILLNVVKGARSFEEIRTIDHVVYPTYKAACYAHGLLDDDKEWDDAIKEASNWASRRQLRELFATLLLFCEVIDPHALWMANWELFSDDILYRQKHLLMYDNLHLIEEQIQNYALFEIEQILVKNGRSLKEFDGIKYPNVLTIRENNNRLLLEDGGLYFVYGHGGTGKTYLWKTLIACLHSQGKIVLAIASSGIAALLLPGGRTAHSKFQIPIIVTEESTCGIKQGTHAAELMTKVSLIIWDEAPMAHCGDFRQILPVIAKCHREDIVDASVNRSYLWSFCKVFVLTQNMRLQHPNADSNNFAEWILKLGNGELGEVDSQSNIVIPSGLLIDVGDDPIQSIVTATYPNLHSNYADGKYLEERSILAPTNDVVNEINDNIIDLLLQMRRHISVQIQFARL